The Hahella sp. HNIBRBA332 genome window below encodes:
- a CDS encoding response regulator — MATVDNKAVSKLSRQDQILLVDDNPANLKILYETLDGRGYKLLVADSGEKALSIVRKSHPDLILLDVMMPGMDGFEVCRTLKQDPATASSSIIFLSALDDTDSKVMGFDAGGVDYISKPFQVKEVIARVETHLKIHRLEQQLEARNRELQIDKASILSAMSEGIYGLSRRGEIIFANSAAGRMNACDEDSLLGRSFVQLHFSQAENPEGENAFDLDRMTERLQRVLSKNEALRIGNALFTRPDGSVYPVAFTVTPTARDDHATHAVVVFHDTTEEIRQAEELEAARQSAEAQRSQLAHISRLSMMGEMAAGIAHEVNQPLTAIVNYIRVANRIAKAEQLDKALMDETLKKIESQCLRASQVIQHIRDFVKKPLQGKEMLSANTLARDILELAEIEAKEHGIELRANIEPSLPELYIEPVQVQQVALNLLRNGMEAMGHANMRGAVKFRVAQANGKGILFEVTDEGPGVAEEHQNNLFSPFFTTKKSGMGIGLTLCQSIIHSHGGEIGFRPEESGGSTFYFTLPVRNKPVGKRDQSAESTQ; from the coding sequence ATGGCGACGGTAGATAACAAAGCAGTATCCAAGCTATCCAGACAGGACCAGATTCTGCTGGTGGATGATAATCCGGCTAACCTGAAAATCCTTTACGAAACATTGGATGGTCGCGGCTATAAGTTGTTAGTGGCGGATAGCGGCGAGAAAGCGCTTAGTATCGTTCGTAAATCCCACCCTGACTTGATTCTTCTTGACGTCATGATGCCTGGTATGGACGGCTTTGAGGTGTGTCGCACTTTGAAGCAGGATCCGGCCACTGCGTCCTCTTCTATTATTTTTCTTTCCGCACTGGATGACACGGACTCCAAAGTGATGGGCTTCGACGCTGGCGGCGTGGACTACATTTCCAAGCCGTTCCAGGTTAAAGAAGTGATCGCAAGGGTGGAGACCCACCTGAAGATTCACCGCTTGGAGCAGCAGCTGGAAGCTCGTAACCGTGAGTTGCAGATAGACAAGGCGAGCATTCTGTCCGCCATGAGCGAGGGCATATACGGGTTGAGTCGCCGTGGCGAAATCATTTTCGCCAACTCGGCGGCGGGACGCATGAATGCGTGTGACGAAGACAGCCTTCTCGGGCGCTCCTTCGTACAGCTGCATTTCAGTCAGGCGGAAAATCCTGAGGGTGAAAATGCATTCGATTTGGATCGGATGACCGAGCGTCTACAACGCGTTCTAAGTAAAAATGAGGCGTTACGCATCGGAAACGCCTTGTTCACGCGTCCAGATGGCTCTGTCTATCCTGTCGCCTTTACTGTCACGCCGACGGCGCGGGATGATCACGCCACTCATGCCGTGGTTGTGTTTCATGATACAACGGAAGAGATCAGGCAAGCTGAAGAGCTGGAAGCCGCGCGGCAAAGCGCTGAAGCGCAGCGTTCCCAGCTCGCTCATATCTCCCGTTTGAGTATGATGGGGGAGATGGCGGCGGGTATCGCTCATGAAGTGAATCAGCCACTTACCGCCATCGTCAATTACATCCGCGTCGCCAACCGTATTGCCAAGGCGGAGCAGTTGGATAAGGCGCTGATGGATGAAACCCTGAAAAAGATAGAAAGTCAGTGTTTGCGAGCCAGTCAGGTCATTCAACATATTCGCGATTTCGTTAAGAAGCCTTTACAGGGCAAAGAGATGTTATCGGCTAACACGCTCGCCAGAGACATTCTGGAGTTGGCGGAAATAGAGGCTAAGGAGCACGGCATTGAGCTGCGCGCCAATATAGAGCCCTCTTTGCCGGAGCTCTATATTGAGCCAGTGCAGGTGCAGCAGGTGGCTTTGAATTTGTTGCGTAATGGCATGGAGGCGATGGGGCACGCGAATATGCGCGGCGCTGTTAAGTTCAGAGTGGCGCAGGCAAATGGTAAGGGCATTTTATTCGAAGTGACGGATGAAGGGCCTGGCGTTGCGGAAGAGCATCAGAATAATTTGTTCAGCCCTTTCTTCACCACTAAAAAGTCAGGAATGGGAATAGGGCTGACGCTATGTCAGTCGATCATTCATTCTCATGGCGGCGAGATTGGTTTCAGGCCTGAAGAAAGCGGCGGCAGCACTTTTTATTTTACGCTGCCGGTGCGCAACAAGCCGGTAGGCAAGCGGGATCAATCCGCTGAATCAACTCAGTAA
- the astE gene encoding succinylglutamate desuccinylase has protein sequence MSALFAPHKDFLSATLADIPEGREAAQEREVIENNGVAFRLTGHGALTCAPSSPIGPKLVFSAGVHGNETAPIEILNEIVSELLEGLHPVRRECLFLLGNPPAMRAQERFIDINLNRLFKESASSGPGYEPNRAAELIAQVQDFVPPGETCWHYDLHTAIRSSQIEKFAVYPFLPARQCPTLQLKLLAASGVEAVLLQNKPAATFSGWSAAEYAAESFTVELGKVHPFGENDLAGLANLKSQLLALIAGDDAAIKSHSGKLPEQFQVVDEVINTGKNFQLNIAEDTPNFTELEVGYSVWRDEETEYVVSDSSVRIVFPNSKVGPGQRAGLLVRPLPAILLS, from the coding sequence ATGAGCGCTTTATTCGCCCCCCACAAGGACTTCTTATCCGCCACGCTGGCTGACATCCCTGAGGGGCGGGAAGCAGCGCAAGAAAGGGAAGTCATTGAAAATAACGGTGTGGCGTTCCGCCTCACCGGCCATGGCGCGCTAACGTGCGCCCCCTCCTCGCCAATCGGCCCAAAGCTGGTTTTTTCCGCAGGCGTGCATGGCAACGAGACTGCGCCAATAGAAATCTTGAACGAAATTGTTTCAGAGCTATTGGAAGGGCTGCATCCTGTGCGCCGAGAGTGCCTGTTTCTCCTCGGAAATCCTCCGGCCATGAGGGCGCAGGAGCGCTTTATTGACATCAATCTCAATCGCCTTTTCAAGGAAAGCGCCTCTTCAGGCCCTGGATATGAGCCCAATCGAGCGGCGGAACTTATCGCACAGGTACAAGACTTTGTTCCGCCAGGAGAGACGTGCTGGCACTATGACCTGCACACAGCCATTCGAAGTTCGCAGATCGAAAAGTTCGCTGTTTATCCATTCCTTCCAGCTCGGCAGTGCCCCACTCTACAGCTTAAGCTGTTAGCGGCCAGCGGGGTGGAAGCCGTGCTGCTGCAAAACAAGCCCGCCGCGACATTTTCAGGTTGGAGCGCAGCAGAGTACGCCGCAGAGAGTTTCACAGTGGAATTGGGCAAAGTGCATCCATTTGGTGAAAACGATCTGGCGGGACTTGCCAATCTTAAAAGCCAGCTTCTGGCGCTTATTGCCGGCGATGACGCCGCCATCAAATCCCATAGCGGAAAGCTGCCTGAGCAATTTCAAGTCGTTGACGAGGTCATTAATACAGGCAAGAACTTCCAGTTGAACATTGCAGAAGACACTCCCAACTTCACTGAGTTGGAGGTGGGATATTCAGTTTGGAGGGATGAGGAGACGGAGTACGTCGTTTCCGACAGTTCCGTGCGCATTGTCTTCCCTAACTCCAAGGTGGGACCCGGTCAACGCGCAGGACTGTTAGTCAGGCCTTTACCTGCAATATTACTGAGTTGA
- a CDS encoding ABC transporter permease, producing the protein METLTTWLNQNKIFNVGTLEYYWDGLTVTVQMVFLSLLIGLVIAIPLGILRTSKNPWINKPIWLYTYIFRGTPLLIQLYLIYYGLPAVPGVKDSFIWPLLANAFYPAMLAFILNTAAYTTEIIRGAIQQTPQGEIEAAKAYGMSWWLSMRRIILPNAFRRALPAYSNEVIFMLHASAIASVVTIIDLTGAARYIYSKYYAPFEAFTFVALIYLCLTFTIIYIFKRLEHKLMAHLRPVGS; encoded by the coding sequence ATCGAGACACTTACTACCTGGCTCAACCAGAATAAAATTTTTAATGTCGGCACTCTGGAGTACTACTGGGACGGCTTGACGGTCACCGTTCAAATGGTTTTTCTGTCACTGCTGATCGGCTTGGTTATCGCCATTCCACTGGGCATATTACGCACCAGCAAGAACCCCTGGATAAACAAACCAATCTGGCTCTATACCTATATATTTCGCGGCACGCCACTACTGATCCAGCTCTACCTGATCTATTATGGCTTGCCCGCTGTGCCCGGAGTAAAAGACTCTTTCATCTGGCCTCTGCTGGCTAACGCGTTTTACCCGGCCATGCTCGCCTTCATTCTGAATACCGCAGCGTACACGACAGAAATTATTCGCGGCGCCATTCAGCAAACGCCTCAAGGGGAAATTGAAGCAGCTAAAGCTTACGGAATGTCCTGGTGGTTAAGCATGCGTCGCATCATTCTGCCCAACGCCTTCCGCCGAGCCCTGCCAGCGTATAGCAACGAAGTCATCTTCATGTTACACGCCAGCGCCATCGCCAGCGTGGTGACGATTATCGACCTGACTGGCGCAGCCCGTTACATCTATTCCAAATACTATGCGCCTTTTGAGGCCTTTACCTTTGTCGCCCTGATTTACTTATGCCTGACCTTCACCATCATTTATATCTTCAAGCGTCTGGAACACAAACTCATGGCCCACTTGAGACCCGTAGGAAGCTGA
- a CDS encoding ABC transporter permease, with protein sequence MLDLKGYGPTILKGSLVTIEVAILSLLLALLLGLLGATAKLSRNPISKAVGTAYTTVIRGVPDLVLMLLIFYGGQILMNSLSDWLYDQFEIDTYININAFVAGVLTIGFIFGAYMSETFRGAFLAVERGQIEAGLAYGMNRWQIFKRIMFPQMMRHALPGLGNNWLVMLKTTALVSVIGMEDMVRAAHQASAALQAPFMFFIPVLLIFLALTSISELLFKKLETHYHVDSRRTTQ encoded by the coding sequence ATGTTAGATCTGAAAGGTTACGGCCCCACTATCCTCAAAGGATCATTGGTTACCATAGAAGTAGCCATACTCTCTTTATTGCTCGCCTTGCTATTGGGATTGTTGGGCGCAACCGCAAAACTATCCAGAAACCCGATTTCCAAGGCAGTAGGCACCGCGTACACCACAGTGATCAGGGGCGTGCCCGATCTGGTTCTGATGCTGCTGATCTTTTATGGCGGCCAAATACTGATGAACAGCCTGTCAGACTGGCTTTACGACCAGTTTGAAATCGACACCTACATCAATATCAACGCCTTCGTCGCCGGCGTATTGACCATAGGCTTTATTTTCGGCGCCTATATGTCAGAAACATTTCGCGGCGCTTTCCTCGCCGTCGAGCGCGGCCAAATTGAAGCCGGCCTGGCTTACGGCATGAATCGCTGGCAGATTTTTAAACGCATTATGTTTCCACAGATGATGCGCCACGCCCTTCCTGGCCTTGGCAACAACTGGCTGGTCATGCTGAAAACCACCGCGCTGGTCTCCGTCATTGGCATGGAGGATATGGTGCGCGCCGCCCACCAGGCTTCCGCTGCGCTACAGGCTCCATTCATGTTCTTTATTCCCGTGCTTTTGATATTCCTGGCGCTGACTTCTATTTCCGAGCTTTTATTCAAAAAGCTGGAAACTCACTATCATGTTGATTCCAGGAGAACTACCCAGTGA
- a CDS encoding ABC transporter substrate-binding protein, with protein sequence MKKLLITLVSVLAFSSAQAKDWKEIRIGVDATYPPFASKNAAGELEGFDIEIGNALCAEMKAKCEWVVQDWDGIIPALLARKYDAILSSMSITEERREKVLFSDKYYNTPSGWVAKKGAGIDPSDMNQLKGKSVGVQRGTIQDTYVSEELKDVVNIKRYAGQDEAYLDMKAGRLDLLFVDALAADGGFLKKEAGQEFEFAGPMITEPVRIFGEGAGIAVRKRDTDLANKFNAAIKKIRGNGVYKKINDKYFEIDVYGK encoded by the coding sequence ATGAAAAAGTTACTCATTACCTTGGTGTCCGTACTGGCTTTTTCGTCAGCCCAAGCTAAAGACTGGAAAGAAATCCGTATCGGCGTTGACGCAACCTATCCTCCCTTCGCCTCCAAAAACGCCGCTGGCGAACTGGAAGGCTTCGATATCGAAATCGGTAATGCGCTGTGCGCGGAAATGAAAGCGAAATGTGAATGGGTAGTGCAAGATTGGGACGGCATCATCCCTGCACTGCTGGCTCGTAAGTACGACGCTATCCTGTCTTCCATGTCCATCACTGAAGAACGTCGTGAAAAAGTTCTATTCTCTGACAAATACTACAACACCCCATCTGGCTGGGTAGCCAAGAAAGGCGCAGGCATTGATCCTTCCGACATGAATCAACTGAAAGGCAAATCTGTTGGCGTACAGCGCGGCACCATTCAGGACACCTATGTCAGCGAAGAACTGAAAGACGTCGTCAACATCAAGCGTTACGCTGGCCAGGACGAAGCCTACCTGGACATGAAGGCCGGTCGTCTGGACCTGCTGTTCGTTGACGCACTGGCTGCTGACGGCGGCTTCCTGAAAAAAGAAGCGGGCCAGGAATTCGAATTCGCCGGCCCCATGATCACTGAACCCGTCCGCATCTTCGGCGAAGGCGCAGGCATCGCTGTGCGCAAGCGCGACACCGACCTGGCCAACAAATTCAACGCCGCCATCAAGAAAATCCGTGGCAACGGCGTGTACAAGAAGATTAACGACAAGTACTTCGAAATCGACGTTTACGGCAAGTAA
- a CDS encoding ABC transporter ATP-binding protein: protein MAEKAPLVVTDVHKKFNDLEVLKGVSLRAVKGDVISMIGSSGSGKSTFLRCINLLEIPTSGEIEVHGEQITFTTSRNGERKPADIKQVERMRSRLSMVFQSFNLWSHMTVLENIIEAPIHVLGVPKKEALESAERYLQKVGIWERRNYYPAQMSGGQQQRAAIARALAMEPDVMLFDEPTSALDPELVGEVLKVMRSLAEEGRTMIVVTHEMAFARDVSSQVVFLHQGKIEEQGSPDKVFNNPDSERVRQFLAPKY, encoded by the coding sequence ATGGCTGAAAAAGCCCCCCTGGTAGTCACAGACGTACATAAGAAGTTTAATGACCTGGAAGTCTTGAAAGGGGTTTCGCTTAGAGCCGTAAAAGGTGACGTAATCTCAATGATAGGTTCGTCAGGTTCAGGCAAAAGTACTTTTTTAAGATGCATCAACCTGCTTGAAATCCCTACCTCAGGTGAAATAGAAGTTCACGGCGAACAGATCACCTTCACCACCAGTCGAAACGGAGAACGCAAGCCTGCGGACATCAAGCAGGTGGAGCGCATGCGGTCCCGACTGTCCATGGTATTTCAAAGTTTTAACCTCTGGTCGCACATGACCGTTCTGGAAAACATTATAGAAGCGCCCATTCATGTGCTCGGCGTCCCCAAAAAAGAAGCGTTGGAAAGCGCAGAACGCTACCTCCAGAAGGTCGGCATCTGGGAACGCCGCAACTACTATCCCGCGCAAATGTCCGGCGGCCAGCAACAACGCGCAGCCATCGCCAGAGCGCTGGCGATGGAGCCAGACGTCATGCTGTTTGACGAGCCCACCTCAGCGCTTGACCCAGAGTTGGTCGGCGAGGTCCTGAAAGTCATGCGCTCACTGGCGGAAGAAGGCCGCACCATGATCGTGGTGACCCACGAAATGGCCTTCGCCCGCGACGTTTCCAGCCAAGTGGTGTTTCTGCACCAAGGCAAAATCGAAGAGCAAGGCTCTCCTGATAAAGTATTCAACAACCCGGATTCCGAGCGGGTTCGACAGTTTTTGGCTCCGAAGTATTAA
- a CDS encoding RDD family protein has protein sequence MLSNRFPEDPAQLQPAPLWRRLAAMFYDSILLIAVWMVTTMIYMLLRGMVIGSEAMQIEADAGKNIGDPLLSSSLFLATFFFFAYFWRRIGQTLGMQVWRIRIQNPDGFKVNWSQCLLRFFGAAASAVCLGLGYLWVLWDKEKLSWHDRFSLSRVVYVPAKPSEKKKKK, from the coding sequence ATGCTATCGAATCGCTTTCCGGAAGACCCCGCGCAACTCCAACCCGCCCCTTTGTGGCGTCGCCTCGCAGCTATGTTTTATGACTCCATTTTGCTGATTGCGGTATGGATGGTGACCACGATGATTTATATGCTTCTACGGGGGATGGTTATTGGCTCTGAAGCGATGCAGATAGAGGCTGACGCAGGTAAAAATATCGGCGATCCATTGCTTTCCAGCAGTCTGTTTCTGGCTACTTTCTTCTTTTTCGCCTATTTCTGGCGACGCATAGGACAGACGCTCGGCATGCAGGTCTGGCGCATCCGTATTCAGAACCCGGACGGCTTCAAAGTGAACTGGAGTCAGTGTCTGCTGCGCTTTTTTGGCGCCGCGGCCTCCGCTGTTTGTCTTGGGCTGGGGTATCTTTGGGTTCTTTGGGACAAAGAGAAACTGAGTTGGCATGATCGTTTTTCTTTGAGCAGAGTCGTTTATGTCCCTGCCAAGCCCTCAGAAAAGAAAAAAAAGAAGTAG
- a CDS encoding prenyltransferase: MTATASPTTNKYRFASSLRPFSLIIAVGCCGIAFARTFPEADFSAPLAILTFTATLLAQCGVNLINDWSDQHQPELRLNCDQIQAIRRNFVLGMACFAFAAVIGSAIMLMRGPVIALLAMAGFAGCLAYTIEPFNLKRRGLGLILVFVLMGPLLITGAGFSATGNWSQTLLLDSIAFGPLISLVLMANEIRDIEKDLRHGDRTLSSILGLPRAKLAFLALLGLTAAGYITLISLGHLNSPLWMSGSLVFALFLAYRLLQMHSITSRRNLPQLAGRLTGVTALCHLLSI; this comes from the coding sequence ATGACAGCCACAGCCTCCCCGACGACCAACAAATACAGATTCGCCTCATCATTACGACCATTCTCCCTGATCATCGCTGTCGGCTGCTGCGGTATTGCGTTCGCCAGAACTTTCCCTGAGGCAGACTTCTCAGCACCACTCGCCATACTGACTTTCACTGCCACGCTGCTGGCGCAATGCGGCGTAAACCTGATTAACGACTGGAGCGACCAACACCAGCCCGAGTTGCGCCTGAACTGCGATCAAATTCAGGCCATCCGTCGCAATTTCGTTCTGGGAATGGCGTGTTTCGCCTTCGCTGCCGTTATAGGAAGCGCCATTATGTTAATGAGAGGGCCGGTAATCGCTTTGTTGGCCATGGCCGGCTTTGCGGGGTGTCTGGCGTATACCATTGAGCCCTTTAACCTGAAACGTCGCGGCTTGGGGTTAATACTGGTGTTTGTATTAATGGGTCCTCTTCTGATTACCGGCGCGGGATTCAGCGCTACAGGAAACTGGTCGCAGACGTTGCTTTTGGACTCAATCGCCTTCGGCCCGCTAATATCCCTGGTGTTAATGGCGAATGAAATCCGGGATATAGAAAAAGATCTGCGCCATGGCGATCGCACGCTTTCTTCTATATTAGGGTTACCCCGCGCCAAATTGGCGTTTCTGGCTCTTCTGGGATTAACCGCCGCCGGGTATATCACTCTGATTTCTTTGGGCCACTTGAACTCGCCACTGTGGATGTCAGGCTCGCTCGTTTTCGCCCTGTTCCTCGCGTATCGACTCCTGCAAATGCACAGCATTACGTCCCGCCGCAACCTGCCGCAATTGGCGGGCAGACTGACGGGCGTCACCGCGCTGTGCCACCTACTTTCCATTTGA
- a CDS encoding DUF5610 domain-containing protein, which translates to MHFAMPAINNLLSGSNHGSGSEASEKMRHGKGAGGNIVAYDFSYSSTEVSYSQSGGGRDFSVRVFEARMSGRLASFGVKPANDSYQPQVPTPQDVANKVLGFVEKRIENAARNGASPEELENLFAQAAEGVDRGYAEALEELDARGLITDELQEDIDSGYQLIQDGLAGLRERYLPSDSPTDPQPQEPDVVYVPPGYGEPDVIYVPEGYGEPDVIYVPDGYNGSQGSNSDSDAGSSQTGGDAPSRLGGIAEALSARRSSLYAANVGINVQTQDGDNVRIRMVEASGSQSALNYRRGENGEAMQFSSNSFRVGSFEFSVDGELDEDELNALADMLQQVEGIAASFFGGDMDAAFSAAMDMNVDSSEIANYAINMRSLQYERVDAAYRRTEGAGDAFQSLAKHRDMLADSLNKASMFADPARLVHEFLSQMLQARQDEAPAYQTQYVDFAKELLERMSA; encoded by the coding sequence ATGCACTTTGCAATGCCGGCGATAAATAATCTGCTTTCTGGTTCCAATCATGGCTCTGGTTCTGAGGCGTCTGAGAAGATGCGTCATGGCAAGGGCGCGGGCGGCAATATCGTCGCGTATGATTTCAGTTACTCCAGCACAGAAGTTTCTTACAGCCAAAGTGGCGGCGGCCGGGATTTTTCTGTTCGAGTTTTTGAAGCCAGAATGTCTGGGCGTCTCGCCAGCTTTGGAGTGAAGCCCGCCAATGATTCTTATCAGCCACAAGTTCCTACCCCCCAAGATGTCGCCAACAAAGTACTGGGCTTTGTAGAGAAAAGAATAGAAAACGCCGCTCGTAACGGCGCTTCGCCGGAAGAATTGGAAAATCTGTTCGCTCAAGCTGCTGAAGGCGTTGATCGTGGTTATGCAGAGGCGCTGGAGGAATTGGATGCTCGCGGCTTGATTACGGATGAGCTGCAAGAAGATATCGATTCAGGATATCAACTGATTCAGGATGGCTTGGCGGGGTTGCGTGAACGTTATCTGCCTTCAGATAGCCCCACTGACCCTCAACCTCAGGAGCCTGACGTGGTCTATGTGCCGCCGGGGTACGGAGAGCCGGATGTTATCTACGTGCCTGAGGGGTATGGTGAGCCAGATGTTATCTACGTTCCTGATGGGTACAACGGCTCTCAGGGCTCAAATTCAGATTCTGACGCTGGGTCTTCTCAGACTGGCGGCGATGCGCCATCACGCCTTGGTGGCATTGCTGAAGCATTGTCCGCCAGACGTTCTTCTCTTTATGCCGCGAATGTGGGCATAAACGTGCAGACTCAGGATGGCGATAACGTGCGTATTCGTATGGTGGAGGCATCCGGCTCGCAATCCGCGCTGAATTATCGTCGCGGAGAAAATGGCGAAGCCATGCAGTTCTCCAGTAACAGCTTCAGAGTTGGCTCTTTTGAGTTTTCCGTTGATGGCGAGCTGGATGAGGACGAGCTGAATGCGTTGGCGGACATGCTGCAACAAGTAGAGGGGATTGCAGCCTCTTTCTTTGGCGGCGATATGGATGCCGCCTTTTCCGCAGCGATGGACATGAATGTCGACAGCAGTGAAATCGCCAATTACGCCATTAACATGCGCAGTTTGCAGTATGAGCGTGTGGACGCCGCATACCGCCGCACTGAAGGCGCTGGCGACGCCTTCCAGTCTTTGGCGAAACACCGGGATATGTTGGCGGATTCCCTGAACAAAGCCTCTATGTTTGCTGATCCAGCTCGCCTGGTGCATGAGTTTCTGAGCCAGATGTTGCAAGCCCGTCAGGACGAAGCGCCCGCCTATCAGACACAATACGTGGACTTCGCGAAAGAGTTGCTGGAGCGCATGTCCGCTTAA